Proteins encoded together in one Nitratireductor basaltis window:
- a CDS encoding TRAP transporter small permease subunit, producing MENKDEVLAVEAVTGEKRKAIAEAGILGNIIDRVGLVFALCFIVSMSILILEIFMRYVLNSPTLWAHETTIFLCAIAFIYGGVYCAAHDRHIRVVLIYDMVGPKMRRMLDVVISLVCFFSAAFFAYASWLMVARSVWSPDGAIRLERTGSAWNPPYPALLKLFMLAMLLVLAVQFIILAYNYARKPQR from the coding sequence GTGGAAAACAAGGACGAAGTCCTGGCCGTGGAAGCGGTGACAGGCGAGAAACGCAAGGCCATTGCCGAAGCCGGCATTCTTGGCAACATCATTGATCGCGTGGGGCTGGTCTTCGCGCTTTGCTTCATTGTCTCGATGAGCATTCTCATTCTCGAGATCTTCATGCGCTATGTGCTCAATTCGCCAACGCTTTGGGCGCATGAGACGACCATTTTCCTCTGCGCCATCGCCTTCATCTATGGCGGTGTCTACTGCGCGGCACATGACCGCCATATCCGCGTGGTCCTGATCTACGACATGGTCGGCCCGAAAATGCGCCGCATGCTCGATGTCGTCATCTCTCTGGTCTGCTTCTTCTCCGCCGCGTTCTTCGCCTATGCCTCCTGGCTCATGGTTGCGCGGTCGGTCTGGTCACCCGATGGTGCCATCCGGCTGGAACGCACGGGCAGCGCCTGGAACCCGCCCTATCCTGCACTCCTGAAGCTCTTCATGCTGGCCATGCTCCTCGTCTTGGCAGTGCAGTTCATCATCCTTGCCTATAACTACGCGCGCAAGCCGCAGCGCTGA
- a CDS encoding TRAP transporter substrate-binding protein produces MLKTFAKLCAATGIAAIISGAAFAQEHTFKFQSSDPAGNPNFELQKGWAENVAEATDGKVKIELLPVGSIVEHQETQDAIAAGILDGHITDTSYFAGKDAAFGLIANPVGAWSSPQQMFDFMNEGGGKELMNELLNPYGLQFIGATTPGLEAFVSAVPLDGVDDLKGVKMRAPEGLVQQVFAAAGAAPVNLPGSEVFTSLDKGVIEAADYSVFSTNQAQGLHDVAPHPVYPGFHSMPLVEVSMNKQKWDALPEDLQATLEQTVRDFAQHQVKTLSEADEKAVAQAKEGGEITVHNWSDEERAKFRSIATGEWEKVAGRSANAQKVYDTLTGYLKEKGLVE; encoded by the coding sequence ATGCTGAAGACATTCGCCAAGCTGTGTGCCGCAACAGGTATCGCAGCCATCATTTCCGGGGCGGCTTTCGCTCAGGAACATACCTTCAAGTTCCAGTCGTCCGATCCGGCTGGCAACCCGAATTTCGAACTGCAGAAGGGCTGGGCCGAGAATGTTGCGGAAGCGACTGACGGCAAGGTCAAGATCGAGCTTCTGCCGGTCGGCTCCATCGTCGAGCATCAGGAAACGCAGGATGCGATTGCCGCCGGCATTCTCGACGGCCACATCACCGACACATCCTATTTCGCCGGCAAGGATGCTGCCTTCGGCCTCATCGCCAACCCGGTCGGTGCCTGGTCCTCACCGCAGCAGATGTTCGACTTCATGAACGAGGGCGGCGGCAAGGAGCTGATGAACGAGCTTCTCAACCCCTATGGTCTGCAGTTCATTGGCGCGACCACGCCGGGTCTTGAAGCATTCGTGTCGGCCGTGCCGCTTGATGGCGTTGACGATCTCAAGGGCGTGAAAATGCGTGCGCCGGAAGGCCTCGTGCAGCAGGTGTTTGCCGCAGCAGGTGCAGCACCGGTCAACCTGCCGGGCTCGGAAGTCTTCACCTCGCTCGACAAGGGCGTGATCGAAGCTGCCGACTACTCGGTCTTCTCGACCAACCAGGCGCAGGGCCTGCATGACGTCGCCCCGCATCCGGTCTATCCGGGCTTCCACTCCATGCCGCTCGTCGAAGTCTCGATGAACAAGCAGAAATGGGATGCGCTGCCGGAAGACCTGCAGGCAACTCTGGAACAGACCGTCCGCGACTTCGCCCAGCACCAGGTCAAGACGCTTTCCGAAGCTGACGAAAAGGCTGTTGCGCAAGCCAAGGAAGGTGGCGAGATCACCGTCCACAACTGGTCTGATGAAGAGCGCGCCAAGTTCCGCTCCATCGCCACGGGCGAGTGGGAAAAGGTTGCCGGCCGCTCTGCCAATGCGCAGAAGGTGTATGACACCCTCACCGGTTACCTCAAGGAAAAGGGCCTGGTCGAGTAA
- a CDS encoding TRAP transporter large permease translates to MLELSALGIEYGTLVMFAMLLGMLLTGMPLAFVTLFVALFFALGWFGPMAVPLITSRVYSFVSSFVFVSVPMFVLMAAILDRSGIARDLFDAMRLIGGRLRGGVAVQTIFVAVILAAMSGIIGGEIVLLGLIALPQMLRLGYDRNLAIGVVCAGGALGTMVPPSIVLIIYGLTANVSIGELFTSAFLPGLMLAGFYVAYVLIRSYLNPSMAPIPEEDEGSYRERLKLLKGLVLPVMVVIFVLGSIYGGIASVTEASAVGVAGVILSTAIRGELNLELIKGAVLQTLSTCGMIVWIGIGASALVGVFNLMGGINFVSALITGISDNPTIVLLFMMLILFVLGMFLDWVGIALLTMPIFVPIIVELGYDPVWFGVLFCMNMQVSFLSPPFGPAAFYLKSVAPPEISLGDIFKSLMPFIALQILAVAILIAFPGITGR, encoded by the coding sequence ATGTTGGAACTTTCCGCTCTCGGCATCGAATATGGCACGCTTGTCATGTTCGCCATGCTGCTGGGCATGCTGCTCACCGGCATGCCGCTTGCATTCGTCACGCTCTTCGTCGCGCTGTTTTTCGCGCTTGGCTGGTTCGGCCCCATGGCCGTGCCGCTGATCACCAGCCGCGTCTATTCCTTCGTCTCCTCCTTCGTCTTCGTCTCGGTGCCCATGTTCGTGCTGATGGCGGCGATCCTCGACCGGTCGGGAATTGCGCGTGACCTGTTTGATGCGATGCGTCTCATCGGCGGTCGGTTGCGCGGCGGCGTGGCCGTGCAGACAATCTTCGTTGCTGTGATTCTGGCTGCCATGAGCGGCATCATTGGCGGCGAGATCGTTCTTCTGGGGCTCATCGCGTTGCCGCAGATGCTGCGCCTTGGCTACGACCGCAATCTTGCGATCGGCGTTGTGTGCGCGGGCGGTGCGCTGGGCACCATGGTGCCGCCATCCATTGTTCTGATCATCTACGGCCTGACCGCCAATGTCTCCATCGGCGAACTCTTCACCTCGGCCTTCCTGCCGGGCCTGATGTTGGCCGGTTTCTATGTGGCCTATGTGCTGATCCGCTCCTATCTGAACCCCTCCATGGCTCCCATCCCCGAAGAGGATGAGGGAAGCTATCGCGAGCGGTTGAAGCTGCTCAAGGGCCTGGTCCTGCCGGTGATGGTGGTGATCTTCGTGCTCGGCTCCATCTATGGCGGCATCGCATCGGTCACCGAGGCGTCGGCCGTCGGTGTTGCCGGCGTGATCCTGTCGACCGCCATTCGCGGCGAGCTCAACCTCGAACTCATCAAGGGCGCGGTCCTGCAGACGCTGTCCACCTGCGGCATGATCGTCTGGATCGGCATCGGCGCAAGTGCCCTCGTCGGCGTCTTCAACCTGATGGGCGGCATCAATTTCGTCTCCGCGCTGATCACCGGCATTTCCGACAATCCGACCATCGTCCTGCTGTTCATGATGCTGATCCTGTTCGTGCTCGGCATGTTCCTGGACTGGGTGGGCATTGCGCTCCTGACCATGCCGATCTTCGTGCCGATCATCGTCGAGCTTGGCTATGATCCGGTATGGTTCGGCGTGCTGTTCTGCATGAACATGCAGGTCTCGTTCCTGTCGCCGCCCTTCGGTCCGGCCGCCTTTTATCTGAAAAGCGTGGCCCCGCCGGAAATCTCGCTTGGCGACATCTTCAAATCACTGATGCCATTCATCGCATTGCAGATACTGGCAGTGGCAATTCTCATCGCCTTCCCCGGCATCACCGGTCGATAG